The Niallia alba genome includes a window with the following:
- a CDS encoding RluA family pseudouridine synthase: MSFTLEWVMQHETGITIKDFLKKQSISKAALTDIKFKGGKILVNESEENVRYTLKSGDRLVVLFPPELPSSGLSPEQLPLNIIFEDEYLLIVQKEYGMNTIPSREHPTGSLANALVGYYLKHGIESTTHIVTRLDRDTSGLVLIAKHRHIHHLLSEQQKGGDVKRKYLAFAEGEISPLNDTINEPIGRCSDSIIKREVRADGQTAITHYRVLSQGKHFSLVELSLETGRTHQIRVHLAYKGHPLLGDDLYGGKRDRINRQALHCFFLQFTHPVTKQSLTFTVALPDDMKRIEQGMKKS, encoded by the coding sequence TTGAGCTTTACGTTAGAGTGGGTTATGCAGCATGAAACAGGCATTACCATTAAAGATTTTTTAAAGAAGCAAAGTATCTCCAAGGCTGCCTTAACAGATATAAAGTTTAAAGGTGGGAAGATTCTTGTAAATGAGAGCGAAGAAAATGTGCGCTATACTTTGAAAAGTGGCGATCGATTAGTAGTTCTTTTTCCACCTGAGCTACCTAGCAGTGGATTAAGTCCTGAACAACTTCCGTTAAACATTATTTTTGAGGATGAGTATTTATTAATTGTACAAAAGGAATATGGGATGAATACTATTCCTTCAAGAGAGCATCCTACTGGCAGCTTGGCTAACGCTTTAGTTGGTTACTATTTGAAACATGGAATTGAATCAACAACCCATATTGTTACACGATTAGATCGAGATACATCTGGATTAGTTCTTATTGCTAAGCATCGCCACATCCATCATTTACTTAGCGAACAGCAAAAAGGCGGCGATGTAAAAAGAAAATATCTCGCTTTTGCAGAAGGGGAAATTTCGCCATTAAATGATACGATTAATGAGCCAATTGGCAGATGCTCAGATAGCATTATTAAAAGAGAAGTAAGAGCAGATGGGCAAACTGCCATTACTCATTATCGAGTATTGTCACAAGGTAAGCATTTCTCACTCGTAGAATTATCACTAGAGACAGGAAGAACACATCAAATCCGAGTTCATCTTGCTTATAAAGGGCATCCGCTTCTAGGAGATGACTTATACGGAGGGAAAAGAGACAGGATTAATCGTCAAGCTCTGCATTGTTTTTTTCTCCAGTTTACCCACCCTGTAACAAAACAATCGTTGACATTTACCGTTGCTCTTCCCGATGATATGAAAAGGATAGAGCAAGGCATGAAAAAGAGTTAA